A region of the Oncorhynchus clarkii lewisi isolate Uvic-CL-2024 chromosome 29, UVic_Ocla_1.0, whole genome shotgun sequence genome:
gagattcttaaaagtagccaccccttgttttgatgacagctttgcacacccttggcattctctcaaccagattcatgaggtagtcagtcacctggaatgaatttcaattaacaggtgtgccttgttaaaagttcatttgtggaatttctttccttcttaatgtgtttgtttgagccaatcagttgtgttgtgagaaggtaggggtggtatacagaagagccctatttggaaaaagaccaagtccatattatggcaagaacagctcaaataagcaaagagacacgacagttcatcattattttaaggcatgaaggtcagtcaatcccaGAAAATGTCAATaaatttgaaagtttcttcaagtgtagttgcaaaaaccatcaagcactatgatttTAAACTGGCTCTcctgaggactgccacaggaaaggaagatctagagttacctctgctgcagaggataagttcattagagttaccagcctcagaaattacagcccaaataaatgcttcacggagttcaagtaacatacacatttcaacatcaactgttcagaggagactgcgtgaatcaggccttcatggtcgaattgctgcaaagaaaccactactaaaggacaccaataaaaataagATAGTTgcgtgggccaagaaacacgaggaaTAAAcatttagaccggtggaaatctgtcctttggtctgatgaaccaaatttgagatttttggttccattccaaccgccttgtctttgtgagacacatagtaggtgaacagatgatcttttaatctgtggttcccaccgtgaagcatgcagcaggaggtgtgatggtgtaggggtgctttgctggtgacactgtgatttatttagaattcaaggcacacttaaccagcatggctaccacagcattctgcagtgatacgccatcccatctggtttgcgcttagtggaactatcatttgtttttcaacaggacaatgacccaacacacctccaggccgtaataagggctatttgaccaagaaggaaagggaaggaatgttgcatcagatgacctggcctccacaatcacctgacctcaacccaattgagatggtttgggatgagttggaccgcagagtgaaagaaaagcagccaacaggtactcagcatatgtgggaactccttcaagactgttggaaaagcattccaggtgaagctggttgtgaaaatgccaagagtgtgcaacgctgtcatcaaggcaaagtgtggctactttgaagaatataaaatatattttgatttgtttaaaactttttggttactacatgattccatgtgttattttgtagttttgatgtcttctctctTATTCTACGATggagaaaatagtacaaataaagaaaaacccttgaatgagtagttgtgtcacttttgactgttactgtatgtaactgtcatatttcagttgtgtTTCTAATAAATTTGCTATAATTTCTAGAAACCtgatgctttgtcattatggggtattgtgtgtagattcccCCCCTgatcaatttaatacattttagaataaggctgtatcgtaacaaaatgtggaaaaagtcaagtggtatgTGTGCGTTCCCTCCCTGCAGGTCCCCTGGGTGGTGTAAATGGCTGGGGGGTGTGGCTGCTCTATGCCCTGGCGGCTCTGTGCTACAGTGCTGTCCTGATCTCCAGCTCCTCCTTCCTATTGGACTTCCTGGGGACTGGGATGTCCCACCCTCGACTGGTGGTGTTACTCCACATCTCCACAGGTAACCTaacttctctgtctctcatttttatttatttctctcttgctctcttttgcTGTCTTTTTCTGTTTTCTCACTCACTGAGGGCTTATCACAATACTGTCATCACTTGAAGAAGAATGCACTCTCACAGGTCTCTCAAAATATGAACTCTCATAGAATGACGAGCCATGTTTGCTGAGCCATGTTAGCTTACATCACTCTCTGCAGTTCTCTCTGGGATTAATTagtatgtcattctctctctctctcttaaccactctctctattttcttccttcctctctacccagtggtTCTCCTCCTGTCTGTTCTGGGAGTGTGTGGGGCCTGCCTGTACATCATCCACTGCAACCTTCAGGAGGGCAAGCTTGGGTCACTGTGGGAATGGGTGGGGGGCTGGACCTGGCCTGGGTCTGGCTCCAGGAGCCAGGGAGGGGTGGCAGGGATTAAGCCTTACCCAGGGGAGAGCTTCTACATCACCATGCTGGGCCTGCTCTTCTCATGCCTGGCCGGTGTGATCAGCCTGAGCAGCCTAGGGGACGCCACCTCCACCCAGAGGGACTACATAGCTGTGGTGGAGTGGGACGACAGTGACACAGAGCCCCTTACCCCCAGGGAGCAGGGAGTGGGACAGTCTGAcgaagaggagggggtaggagaCGTGTTGCCTGAAATTACTCAGGGGGAGGTGGGTGGAAGTGGAGACTCCTAAAGGGGTTTCTCGGACCACTACAGAGGTAGAGGTTTGAATGTGTGGCCCAAAATGGCTTAGTTTCGGGCTAGAATAAAAACCAGGACCACACCACACATGGCCTGTAACAGACTTAATTAGACAGCAGTGCTGGCGCCTTCCCTGGTCATGTTTTGAATCCCTATTGCTTCACTGGACCAAGCTGGTGGAATCCAGTCAGGAGTCAAAAAAGAGACCAGATACGTTTCCTAATGTTGTTTTAATGTTTGTCTGCCTAAAACATGCCTTCTCGGGGTATGTACAGTTGCACAACATCAAGTCAATAACCCATTTACCCATTTTTCCTTGTGGGAGTTTATGCCCAGCGTCTCACACttgacctgaccaagataaatcGTTCTTTGGCTAGCTGTGATATTTGGAAAAGTGTGACAAGAATGTAACACGGTTAAGctatttctgtctgtgtgtgaccaGGGAAAGTGAGAGTCTGTATGTTATAATCAATGTGTGATGCAAATTATATGCCCTTCCTGCTCATCAATGGGAACAAGCTTTGACCCTGTTCACATTACTGCAAAATAACCACTGGGGAATGTTCCGGATCAGCGAATGGTTTGTAACAGTTCAGAACCAGAAAATATGTTCAATGAGCAGAAGTTCAGACTGCTTAACATTGCGATCGTAACACAGTACAATCACCTATTCTTATCTTCTAGTTAACATAAAAATCCCTAGAGGAAGGTTTTTCTGATTCCTTTCTTTTAACAGGTTGTTTTTTAACGTATGCATTATTTTAACTTCTTAAAACCCTTTGCACAGTCTTCCATAGTGACACTTTAAGTTTCCCAAATGGTGGAAACAAATCACAGATTTCTATGGAAGATTTACCTGAAGTATACTGAAACTGGAGTTTCCTCTGAGAAATTCCATTTAAAAAGCCCATTTGGCTTCTATTATGGCCACTATAGCTTTAATCACAAATTGAGGAACTATTTATTAGCATGGTTGTTTACTACTATAGGAAAGATTGAGTGGGGATATGAAGTCTTTCCTTTCCACAGTAGGTAGTGTAAATACATGGCTCTTGCCTTTAAATGACTTGCTATCTAATCATATTTGAATATGATGTATTAAATATTTGATGTGCTTAAATATTTATTGTTTCATAAAATGACACTGCTATTGGTCACTAGATACCTCAGATCACTGTGAAAATATATCCCGGTTTGGCATCTTTAGGCGTCTACATTACAGCACAAACCACTGTATGTATGCttaacctacttgaaggtaaccaATAAGACAAGCTCCTTGATGGTGCTTGGTTGCATGTGACGGTAGGACCATGGATATTGACTTGATAAATTAAGATGGCTGCCTAGAATCAGGTTTTCCTTACCCGCTTATACCCTCAAGGcctgtttcctggacacagattaatctTAGTCCTGGACTAGGAAACATTTTCGATGGAGATTGTTTTTAGTTCAAGACTAGGCTTAATATGTGTCTAGGAAACTGTCCCTCAATCTTTTCCTCAGGTACATAGGAAGACGTTCCTtctcttattccagggtcacagTCCCATCTCTATGAATCCGACTTTTCATTGTTGTTGTTTATGATGCTATTTATTCATTAAACTATTTTTTGCGTATTTGTAAAACATGTGTGCATGCATTTTCtttctgttccagaacagaagTGTCCAGTCCAGTTACTCTCATTCCCA
Encoded here:
- the LOC139388433 gene encoding transmembrane protein 127-like, whose protein sequence is MTLSMSPAAVCQCFTLVSLCTSIADPNWIQVMNNTDPGGKQLIYGVAFILHAPQNLTDTGPLGGVNGWGVWLLYALAALCYSAVLISSSSFLLDFLGTGMSHPRLVVLLHISTVVLLLSVLGVCGACLYIIHCNLQEGKLGSLWEWVGGWTWPGSGSRSQGGVAGIKPYPGESFYITMLGLLFSCLAGVISLSSLGDATSTQRDYIAVVEWDDSDTEPLTPREQGVGQSDEEEGVGDVLPEITQGEVGGSGDS